CCTGGGATATGATTTAACAAAAGGATTTATGATACAAGTGAGAATTTTAgctgttaaaaatataacaaaattaaaagttattttttagataatcaaTGGTATTGATTACATGCACAGAAATTATGTTGTACACAGAGATATTAAACCagaaaatatactaattaagaaaaatggtctaataaaaatttgtgatttgggtatttcaaaaatgttatgtgCACTGTCATTTAAAGCAGAACCAATTATGACACCAGATATGGGTACTATATGGTATAAAGCACCAGAAATGTTACTTGGAACACAAAAATATGGTCCTGAAATTGATATTTGGTCTTTaggtaaatataactataactatatattatattctaacactaattagtatttatgaacaagtaggtatagtatttatagAATGTACAAGTGGCCATCCGATAATAACTCAAGAGACATCTATTGAACAATATCAatcaattgttaaatattttgggGTATCAATCAAAGatcaaaagtatttaaacaggaaaataaagaaaattaataaagttgTTTCAATAAAGTATATCAGAAATagtacattaaaaaatgttagtatggcattaaataacaaattccCTCAATGGCCGATTGATTTAATAGAAATAgtatcaaaatgtttagaattcATACCATCAAAACGGAAAACTACAAAATCTTTGTTAAAAACATCATACTTTGTAAATGgaccatttttaaaatcatttagagataattttaacaatatattataaataaattgttcaattatCTTGTCAATCTTTatcaattatacaaaataaaataatttcaattctaaatattattaggatCTTCTTAATTAGGTTtcataattttgtgaaaaatattctttttttaaattaaagcatACTTTTTCTCGGTTTACagagtatatttataatataaggatTATAGTATGGTTTTCACAGAATTTTGTGCTTGTAACTGTCAtctacaaatcaaaaaataataacttaataacttatatatatttccaatgttaaaataataattttggttttgaaatgcaaaaagtttttttaagaacagtttttttttaaatgttatattgattattgatttatcATTCCAAGCttcaagttaataataatactactctGCCAGTGAGATGAGCAAAGTAAGAATAATGTctaatacctatctaatatctatattgttatgtactttttagattctgagtgtagcaataaatgtattgattttacttaACTCATATTGTACAGCGGCACCtacttccttttttttttagttttaatatttgaaggtaaaaaaaatatggtcacTGTGGGCAAAATATGTTGATAGGTAGTTACAGTACATAGACTGATAAACAAGTACTTAAGATCTATGGATCAATACAACCCCACCTTTCCGataccatataaaataaatatatatttaggtatcgcTCTACTCAGAAAAGGtttgaaagtaaaaataaaatatatggatgAAAAACCtccttagtaataataaaagaatacaTTGTGGAATGAAActcactttaataatttaaataaatgtgttaaaatattttttttttttttttttaaatattttaagttaaaattaaaaatatattgcttttaaataaattattttaataataatagatataagataattattttatcttaatactattattttaaattataacttactcTAAAGCTGATATTTCATCTggattttttgtcttttttgaATTATCATCTTCATCATCAGATAGTATTAATGATCGTTTTGTGGTGCTAAACAAacagaaaaaacataaaacacaaaacaaacTATGACTAGCCACTAGGATAATATCAAGGTTCATACTTATCGTCAGCATTGTGTTTATCATCATTGGATTTCTGTACTCCAGCAGAAAAAGAATTGGCAGATGGTTTTTCAAAATCATCAAATAAATCGTCACCAAAATCATCcattataagtaaatttgagCTAgtgtatcaaataaaataatgaaaaactgtcagataacaataaaacaataaaataaaacaaaactgaGGTTATAGATGAAGaaattgtcattataataacaaaccaTAGAAGTAATGATTActgcataattattttattaagccccgttcacacgatcaaataatttgtcaaatatttgacaaattatttgatcgtgtgaacggggtttaagatattataatgattttaaatccaCAGGTACTCAACTTCTTAGTTTTTAGTGACTGCATTATACTATTTACAACACagatatatactattataatcataaaccaattacctaactaattaatattaacttataattaacttagttaataggtctatgattataatagcataatatatctgtgatttacaagtaaaaataaaagtatctgTAATTAAGTATCTGTGGATCCAAAACCGTTTTAACATCATACAAacatagtaaatagtaataataattggtgtaaaCAAAGTACTCACATCTCAAATACTGGTGAACTATATAATTCTCAACTCACAggtcacaatttaaaaaacaataaaatttgtcaaaaatcaaaataattcaagGCATTTACATATTTCAGACTTCAATTGTCTTCAGTCTCTACTCTatcgataatttaaaattctagaTGTTTAAATGTCTTGCATAGTTGCATTTTAGGTTAGgttcacggactaagataataCTATCTTTATTCATGGTTAGAACCATGTACCAGGTGGTTACCTATTTAATAGGAGAATGGGTTCCGCGTGTACGTCATAGAGTATTACTCTATGGTGTACGTGCataccttagatcatatactagtatctatatccgtggtatatagtatatgatctaaggtgcataccacggctatagatagtatctttaatcgtggtgcataccaaggtgtattgatgCACCTTATCAGTACACCTTGATGTATTATAGTGATTGGTTTGTTAGATTAAGTTACCACCAcggaccacgatttaagatactatcttaaatcgtgccacggactaagatagacCTTATCAGGGGTACGAAACtctgtgaattggccgaatcgggtgattgtagccttgaacacggtctccaggggggcgtggcatacgtaatctatgataaaagtaaacagtggaaacaacccgaccccgcgcagaatactCTACCTTAGAGAGCCTTGATATTAAAGAGAGTGGCCAACTAGTGTGATAGCAGCCATTAATCGTCCAAACATTTcccgcctttttttaaatttgagtaCTTCAGCTAGGGgcattatacactataattactatttttttttattttttttataatgctttAGCTCATAACCTTATTATAGTTagtattgtaaagtatttgagtattggtaaaacaatattttgtacaaaatgttatgttttagaaatatattgaagttcattatttgaaaatttcacaaaaaattgtgtttattaaaatcattttattacatttttaaatacataaggtTGATTTTTAGGTGTATGTAACTGCTTATctgctacaaattacaataattcagaTAAAAGGAAAAAGTAAAtgaatacatataacatattatatattttttttaacattgttttcagctcataatattgaatataactttcatcaaataatatagtaaattgttttatttttgtttgagcatacctagtaataaaaataataagtgaaataaacttacataatatacatctctaaatatagtttaattcatttaaaaaacaattagaaTAACCTTatctttttcataataatttctataaattataacattgtaaaaatataaaatataatatgaagtattattaatatttttttacggcTTCCCTCATCGCAATACTTTTGCTTGCTTTAAGAgaagcaaaatttttttttaaatttttggttaAAAGAACACCCAAATTTTTGCATCTAAATTCAATATAacgatttaacattttttttttttatttgatggcaatcagaaaaattaaaattatacaattctgAAGCCAATTTTTCCATGAATAtgcttcttttatttttaattattaaagaccTATGTTTAACATAGGCTTTAAGTGTGAACCCAAACACTTTAAGTGTGAACCCATTCTCACTTCTGTTAGAACAACCATATGCACAACAACTAGGATTTCTAACGTTCCTAATAAATAATCacaattatgtaggtaggtaattatatatataatatataatatattatatatataattatataatcatataattaatatgaataacaaataaacatattttattgacatttataatcaacataataattttaaaatgcaaaaattgaGTATTAGACTATCTCCACAAACAGTANNNNNNNNNNNNNNNNNNNNNNNNNNNNNNNNNNNNNNNNNNNNNNNNNNATGATGTAGTTTGTGAGCTTCATTTTCATTCTATGTatgatgttattaaaataaaaaagtatgaaGATGAAAAaggaaatgatattatttatcctCTTAGTaaaccaattttaaaatctaatgcaATTCCATCTATATTCCCGAATTTGCCATCGTACTTAAGCAcaaccaatttaaaaaaaagaaaaccacGAGTTCAAAGGAAATCAcctattaagaaaaataagacCTATAATTCTTCAATTGTAAGTttaccatatttaaaaatatataaatatattttttttatgattagcttgattattaattttatcaacagAGTTTAAATGAAACGATTATAAAACCAATGATTTTAAATGAAGACATTTCTTGTGATGAAGATGCTCATTTAAATATACCTGAAATTATAGAGTACAATATTTATCAGGatgctaaaaatgttaaattaccaGGCACAATGTGGGGTTTCCATAGTGATGGtg
This portion of the Acyrthosiphon pisum isolate AL4f chromosome A1, pea_aphid_22Mar2018_4r6ur, whole genome shotgun sequence genome encodes:
- the LOC100575910 gene encoding cyclin-dependent kinase-like 2, which produces MSSKIVNLHSDRYKPIEVIGQGSYGIVMKCKDRLTNEVVAIKKITDSYFYMPEVLREFMIHKILNKHINVIRLLNIFRLKSYLYIVFPYMDYNMCQYINKYHPNGLGYDLTKGFMIQIINGIDYMHRNYVVHRDIKPENILIKKNGLIKICDLGISKMLCALSFKAEPIMTPDMGTIWYKAPEMLLGTQKYGPEIDIWSLGIVFIECTSGHPIITQETSIEQYQSIVKYFGVSIKDQKYLNRKIKKINKVVSIKYIRNSTLKNVSMALNNKFPQWPIDLIEIVSKCLEFIPSKRKTTKSLLKTSYFVNGPFLKSFRDNFNNIL